The Paenibacillus beijingensis nucleotide sequence GCGCTTCCACCTCGAACCTATCAACCTGGTCGTCTTCCAGGGGTCTTACATACTGGGAAATCTCATCTTGAGGGGGGCTTCACGCTTAGATGCTTTCAGCGCTTATCCCGTCCGTACTTGGCTACCCAGCGGTGCTCCTGGCGGAACAACTGGTACACCAGCGGTACGTCCATCCCGGTCCTCTCGTACTAAGGACAGCTCCTCTCAAATTTCCTACGCCCACGACAGATAGGGACCGAACTGTCTCACGACGTTCTGAACCCAGCTCGCGTACCGCTTTAATGGGCGAACAGCCCAACCCTTGGGACCTACTTCAGCCCCAGGATGCGATGAGCCGACATCGAGGTGCCAAACCTCCCCGTCGATGTGGACTCTTGGGGGAGATAAGCCTGTTATCCCCAGGGTAGCTTTTATCCGTTGAGCGATGGCCCTTCCATTCGGTACCACCGGATCACTAAGCCCGACTTTCGTCCCTGCTCGACTTGTAGGTCTCGCAGTCAAGCTCCCTTATGCCTTTGCACTCTGCGAATGATTTCCAACCATTCTGAGGGAACCTTGGGGCGCCTCCGTTACATTTTAGGAGGCGACCGCCCCAGTCAAACTGCCCGCCTGACACGGTCCCCCTACCGGTTTCACGGTAGCGGGTTAGAACTCAAGTACGATCAGGGTGGTATCCCAACGGCGCCTCCACCGAAGCTGGCGCTCCGGCTTCTTAGGCTCCCACCTATCCTGTACAGATCGTACCCAAGTCCAATATCAAGCTGCAGTAAAGCTCCATGGGGTCTTTCCGTCTTGTCGCGGGTAACCTGCATCTTCACAGGTATTAAAATTTCACCGGATCTCTCGTTGAGACAGCGCCCAAGTCGTTACGCCATTCGTGCGGGTCAGAATTTACCTGACAAGGAATTTCGCTACCTTAGGACCGTTATAGTTACGGCCGCCGTTTACTGGGGCTTCGGTTCACAGCTTCGGATTGCTCCTAACCGCTCCCCTTAACCTTCCAGCACCGGGCAGGCGTCAGCCCGTATACTTCGCCTTACGGCTTCGCACAGACCTGTGTTTTTGCTAAACAGTCGCTTGGGCCTTTTCACTGCGGCCCCCTCGGGCTATTCACCCTACCGAGGCACCCCTTCTCCCGAAGTTACGGGGTCATTTTGCCGAGTTCCTTAACGAGAGTTACTCCGCGCGCCTTAGCATGCTCTGCTCGCCTACCTGTGTCGGTTTGCGGTACGGGCACCTTCTCCTGGCTAGAGGCTTTTCTCGGCAGCCGGAGCACATGACCTTCGGTACTGTAATTTTCCCTCCCCATCACAGCCCAGCTTTAACGGTTGACGGATTTACCTATCAACCAGCCTCACTGCTTGGACGAGCTATTCCATCAGCTCGCGTCACTACCCTTCTGCGTCACCCCATCGCTCATAGCGGATTACGGTGGTACAGGAATATCAACCTGTTGTCCTTCGACTACGCCTTTCGGCCTCGCCTTAGGTCCCGACTTACCCTGAGAGGACGAGCCTTCCTCAGGAACCCTTAGGCTTTCGGCGGATGGGATTCTCACCCATCTTTTCGTTACTCATACCGGCATTCTCACTTGAATGCAGTCCACCAGTCCTTCCGGTCTGACTTCAACCCGCATTCAACGCTCCCCTACCCAAGTACCTAAAAGGTACATGCCATAGCTTCGGTGGTGTGTTTAGCCCCGTTACATTTTCGGCGCAGAGTCACTCGACCAGTGAGCTATTACGCACTCTTTCAATGGTGGCTGCTTCTAAGCCAACATCCTGGTTGTCTGGGCAACTCCACATCCTTTCCCACTTAACACACACTTGGGGACCTTAGCTGATGATCTGGGCTGTTTCCCTCTTGACGATGGATCTTAGCACTCACCGTCTGACTCCCGGTCTTACGTCTATGGCATTCGGAGTTTGACTGGACTTGGTAACCCTTGGCGGGCCCCGCACCCAATCAGTGCTCTACCTCCACGACGCATAATGACCGAGGCTAGCCCTAAAGCTATTTCGGGGAGAACCAGCTATCTCCGGGTTCGATTGGAATTTCTCCGCTACCCCCACCTCATCCCCGAATTTTTCAACATTCGTGGGTTCGGGCCTCCAGTGCGTGTTACCGCACCTTCACCCTGGACAGGGGTAGATCACCCGGTTTCGGGTCTACATCCACGTACTAAAGCGCCCTATTCAGACTCGCTTTCGCTGCGGCTACGGCTTCCCACCTTAACCTTGCACGTGAACGTAACTCGCCGGTTCATTCTACAAAAGGCACGCCATCACCCATAGATCGGGCTCTGACTTCTTGTAAGCGCACGGTTTCAGGATCTGTTTCACTCCCCTTCCGGGGTGCTTTTCACCTTTCCCTCACGGTACTGCTTCACTATCGGTCGCCAGGGAGTATTTAGCCTTGGCAGATGGTCCTGCCGGATTCCCACGAGGTTTCACGTGTCTCGCGGTACTCGGGATCCGTCTCGGAGGGGATGAGCTTTTAGCTACAGGGCTTTTACCTCTTCTAGCGGGCCTTTCCAGACCTCTTCACCTAACCCATCCCTTTGTAACTCCATGTGAGACGTCCCACAACCCCAGGAAGCAAGCTTCCTGGTTTGGGCTAATCCGCGTTCGCTCGCCGCTACTGACGGAATCACTTTTGTTTTCTCTTCCTCAGGGTACTTAGATGTTTCAGTTCCCCTGGTATGCCTCAACCTGACCTATGGATTCAGTCAGGAGTGACTGCGCATTACCGCAGCCGGGTTTCCCCATTCGGACATCCCCGGATCAAAGCCTGCTTACGGCTCCCCGAGGCATTTCGTCGTTCGCCACGTCCTTCTTCGGCTCCTGGCGCCTAGGCATCCTCCGTGCGCTCTTACTAGCTTAACCTAAAACGTTGCAACGCAACGTCGCTTCGAAAGCATAAGCTTTCCGGTTGATTCGATGACGTCTCCGTTGCAGCCCTGTTTCTTTGATCACACGCTAACGCGGTGGAAACACGTCTGCAAAAGTCGCTTGTCATTCGAACAACCTCCGTCCTACCGGACAGAAGTTCGCTCCATTCCCGAAGGAATGTCGCCCAACCTAAAGCATATTTAAAACAGCTAAAGGATGTTTCAGCATTTCTTTCGCTATCCAGTTTTCAAGGTGCAACCCTGACCGCTCTCGCGGCAGGAAGATCATCTTATCATGGCCGTTATGCCAATTTCAACACCAAAATGTTGGAAATCGCTTGCCATGATTCGATTCTCAAGGTGCTTAAAGCACCGCTTGGCGACGTCCTACTCTCCCAGGACCCTGCGGTCCAAGTACCATCGGCGCTGGAAGGCTTAACGGTCGTGTTCGGGATGGGTACGCGTGGTTCCCTTCCGCCATCGCCACCAAACGATGTTGCGTTTGAAAGATCGTTCCGAAATGCATCGGAATTGCTCTTTCAAAACTGACAACGAGCGAATCAAGCCGGTTTGTGCTTACGCACATTTTGATGCTTTCGCATCGTATTTGAATGTTTCCATCGCAGGAAACGATTCTCCATAGAAAGGAGGTGATCCAGCCGCACCTTCCGATACGGCTACCTTGTTACGACTTCACCCCAATCATCTACCCCACCTTCGGCGGCTGGCTCCTTGCGGTTACCCCACCGACTTCGGGTGTTGTAAACTCTCGTGGTGTGACGGGCGGTGTGTACAAGACCCGGGAACGTATTCACCGCGGCATGCTGATCCGCGATTACTAGCAATTCCGACTTCATGCAGGCGAGTTGCAGCCTGCAATCCGAACTGAGACCGGCTTTATAGGATTGGCTCCGCCTCGCGGCTTCGCGGCCCGTTGTACCGGCCATTGTAGTACGTGTGTAGCCCAGGTCATAAGGGGCATGATGATTTGACGTCATCCCCACCTTCCTCCGGTTTGTCACCGGCAGTCGTTTCAGAGTGCCCACCACTACGTGCTGGCAACTGAACCTAAGGGTTGCGCTCGTTGCGGGACTTAACCCAACATCTCACGACACGAGCTGACGACAACCATGCACCACCTGTCTCCCCTGTCCCGAAGGCCGCCGCTATCTCTAGCGGATTCAGGGGGATGTCAAGACCTGGTAAGGTTCTTCGCGTTGCTTCGAATTAAACCACATACTCCACTGCTTGTGCGGGTCCCCGTCAATTCCTTTGAGTTTCACTCTTGCGAGCGTACTCCCCAGGCGGAATGCTTACTGTGTTAACTTCGGCACCAAGGGTATCGAAACCCCTAACACCTAGCATTCATCGTTTACGGCGTGGACTACCAGGGTATCTAATCCTGTTTGCTCCCCACGCTTTCGCGCCTCAGCGTCAGTTACAGCCCAGAAAGTCGCCTTCGCCACTGGTGTTCCTCCACATCTCTACGCATTTCACCGCTACACGTGGAATTCCACTTTCCTCTTCTGCACTCAAGCCTTGCAGTTTCCGATGCGACCTCAGGTTGAGCCCGAGGGTTAAACACCAGACTTACAAAGCCGCCTGCGCGCGCTTTACGCCCAATAATTCCGGACAACGCTTGCCCCCTACGTATTACCGCGGCTGCTGGCACGTAGTTAGCCGGGGCTTTCTTCTCAGGTACCGTCATTCGCAGAGCAGTTACTCTCCGCGACATTCTTCCCTGGCAACAGAGCTTTACGACCCGAAGGCCTTCCTCACTCACGCGGCGTTGCTCCGTCAGACTTTCGTCCATTGCGGAAGATTCCCTACTGCTGCCTCCCGTAGGAGTCTGGGCCGTGTCTCAGTCCCAGTGTGGCCGATCACCCTCTCAGGTCGGCTACGCATCGTCGCCTTGGTGAGCCGTTACCCCACCAACTAGCTAATGCGCCGCAGGCCCATCTGCAAGTGACAGCTTGCGCCGTCTTTCCCGATTCCTCTATGCAAAGGAACCGCTTATCCGGTATTAGCTTTCGTTTCCGAAGGTTATCCCGGTCTTACAGGCAGGTTGCCTACGTGTTACTCACCCGTCCGCCGCTAACCATCCGGGAGCAAGCTCCCTTCAAGTCCGCTCGACTTGCATGTATTAGGCACGCCGCCAGCGTTCGTCCTGAGCCAGGATCAAACTCTCCATAAAAGTTTTTGACCGAAGTCAACTTTATTTCGAAGCTTGTTAGCTCATTTAAAACTTGGCTTTAATTCGCTCGTTGTTCAGTTTTCAAAGAACAATTTGTTTCGTCCGTGTTTCGTTTGTTTCGGGCTTTTTTCTCGCCCGGAATTAGAATATAACACACGATTCAACAAAAGCGCAAGTGTTTTTTAAAAACTTTTTTAAATCTTTTTTAAAGCCGCAGATTTCGTACATAAAATAATTCGTTTTTATTAACTGTCATTGAATTAATCCGTTCGTTATTTAATTACTCCAAATATGGAAAAGAGCTGACCAAAATAAAGACAGCGTTCTGTTTTCTTCCCGCTCTCTATATAAGAAGCAACTTTAACCGATAGCATTAAGGGACTCGCGGCTGCATGCGTCGCGAACCCCGTCATGCGACACTTCACCGCGCACAGTGAGCTGCGGACGGCGCAAAAAGAAAGTAACAAATGAGCTGTCCCCGGCAGGCAAATCTGCTCATGGAACAGCCCATCTTGGGGCAACCTATGTTGGCCAGCCAATCCATCCGACTCGTTGCATCACATCACATGGTTGGCTTGATGACCATCAGCACAACAATGATCAGCGTCAGCACAAGCACTGTCGCTTCCAAAGGCGCAATTTTGCCCGTCAAAGCCGTATATCCCGCCGGAATTTCCTCGCCTTCGCTGGCTGCTACAAGCTGCCCGACTTTTTTCATGCCAGGTTCGACGAATCCGATAATAATGACCTCGATCACAATGAAGAGCAACAGCGACAGGTTCAGCCACAGCAGCGATAGTCCGGTTTTGCCGATCACCATGAGCAAAATCCCGGTAACGATTAACGTGATGCCTCCGGTCTTCGGAAACTTGTTTATTTTTTGAAGGAGGCTGAACACGAACCGGAGCTGACTCCCCGTTTTGGCCGATTTTCCCACAATCGGAAACACAAAAGCGGGGCCGATGCCGACAATGGCGGCTGCTACATGCAGGATAAGCAAAATGTCATATAAAATATCCACCCGCTATCCCCCTCATCGTTTGTAAAACAGGATATTAATGATCGTGACCGCTCATACTATCCATGCCGGCCGGCATAATTTTGTCCTGTTCTTCGCGGGAAATGTAATACAGATGCATATCGTAATGAGGAACTAAATAGCCCTCATGGCCTTCCGGATTCCAGTCGATATCGAAATGGTCGATTTTCGCGGGGGTCGGAACGAGCGTGCCGGGAACGTCATGTACCGTTTTGTCCAGATCTTTGGCAGGCATATATTCCAAAAAGACGAGTTTCCCATTATATACGCCATAGATCGGTCCGAGCGGCAGATCTTTCGGATTGGCCCAATGCTCGCCCATTTGCGGAACAACCGGTGATACCATGATTGTGCCTTCGGGAAGT carries:
- a CDS encoding DUF2269 family protein, which codes for MDILYDILLILHVAAAIVGIGPAFVFPIVGKSAKTGSQLRFVFSLLQKINKFPKTGGITLIVTGILLMVIGKTGLSLLWLNLSLLLFIVIEVIIIGFVEPGMKKVGQLVAASEGEEIPAGYTALTGKIAPLEATVLVLTLIIVVLMVIKPTM